Within the Gossypium raimondii isolate GPD5lz chromosome 12, ASM2569854v1, whole genome shotgun sequence genome, the region TTCTCTTCCATTTCTTCCTTTGACACCTCACCATTACTTTTTCCCGAAAAATCAAACCTAAACatttaaaccatttcataaatGAAATAGCAGTAGAACAACGCAGCAAATATCATCCAGCAAGAGGAAAAGCCAAATGGatcaataattaaaagaatagaaaccctaaaaatgaaCATCATAACATCCCTGCCAGCAAATTTTAAGGACCTAAGAGGCCAAAAGAACTAGAGAAGAGGACCATGGTTTTCAAGATATGCACTCAGGTTAACATTAGAAATCAATATAGTAAGCTAAATGAGTAATTCTGGAAGAATAGCCCATGATTATGAATGTCACAGGGCAATTACTAGAAGTGGAACCTTGACAATGTAACTAGTAAGCTAATGTGTTAGTTCATACCATATTTTAAACAACATACCATGACTCAAATTCTTCATGAGATTGAAAAATATCAGgcaaaatgaaatttaacaaTGACCATAGCTCTGCCAAATTGTTCTGCAGAGGAGTTCCAGTTAAGAGGAGCTTATTGCCAGCACGCAAGTGTTTCAATTCTTTCACTAATTTGCATTGGAAGTTTTTCAATCTGTGCCCCTATAAGAAAAAGGATAACAGTTTGAATGGATCATTTGCGCATCCACAAGTTTCAAGTTTTCACGTATATAGAAGTAAAGCCAGACCAGGCTATAGACAATCTGGGATAAAATACTACTAACCTCGTCAACCACAACATATTTCCACTCATAATGCCTCAAAAATTTCTTTGCATCATTCATTGCCATCTCATAAGAAGTAACAACTACTGGAAAACTGGGGCCAATTACTTTAGGCATGTGCTTCCTACGAATCTCATCCCTTTCTTTCTGAGTTCCATGATAAATAATGGCATTAATTGAGGGCGTAAACCTATTTAACAAGAGGagaaagaataattaaaagatgaaatttgaatttatgcTTGTATACATGAAACATACAGCTGATTTTACCTTGCAATCTCATTCATCCAATTAGAAAGAGTCGACAAAGGAGCAATAATCAAATAAGGCCCATTCATCCCATTTCCTTTCAAATGTGCAAGAAAAGCAATCGTTTGAATTGTCTTTCCAAGACCCATCTGATCTGCAAGGATCCCATTTAGCCCATTTTGCCATAAGGAGATCAACCATTTCACACCTTTAAGCTGATAAGACTTCAATTTTCCACCAGTCAACAATGGTACAAGTTCTCCCTGCTCCTTCTCATTTTTTTCCTCCTCAGTCAAGTTTTCATCTTCAGCGTTCTCAGTCTCTCCCTCTTTAGATCTTGTAAGCATTGCTGCAACTGCCCTCTTGACCTTCctctggaaaaaaaaaaggaaatcaaaGAATAGTGGCTTAATACCACTCAAGGtttcaatttaaattacaaagaTCTCAATGTTACCAGTAGATCAGAAACATACAACCTGCATACTAACAATGTTCTCAAATAAACTATTGTCATACAAGAACTATTGAGTTAAACCAAATTGTTACAGAGGGAACAGGAGAACTGAATAATTGGCATACACTGCAAGCCAAGCAAtaacagaagaagaagaaagaataaaCACAACTAATTTTGTGATAGCATGTATATAATATGTAGGCATTCCATGTTGACAGGGTAAATAAAGCAGAAAGAATACATTGTTGTACTGGTTAGCAGCTCTTCTTTTTGAACCTCGACCTCTCTTTGTCTGAGCAGCTTCAGGCTTAGGTACACTCTACCAATATTATAACAGATGATCAGAAAAAACCAGACcaattaaaatggtaaaagtgCACGCAAAAGAAAGGTGAGAGCGGAATACAAATGTTATGTCCTCCATCTTTTCAAGCAAAAACTCTGAGTACATCTGGGTTTGGGTCAAAAGCTCGTCCAATCTAGTAAACTGAGTATCATTCAAGTGCACTGACTCTTCAGGCTCCCCTTGTTTTATCTCCTCTTTCAACCGAGCTTCCCTTAGCTTCTCTTCTTCCTCGACCATAGCCTCTGATAAAAGAGAAGTATCTCCATTTTTGGCATCTAGAACTGTTTCCTCCTCCAACTTAGTGATTTCCTCTTTGCACTTCTCCTacatttttgtaagaataaaaaatattatataaaaacaaaaagtaacaCTTTTCAATCCTCAAAAACCTACAAATGACCTAAAAGTTTGTTTTAATACATAATAGAAGATCATATTTGAAACTTTCTGTCTTCCTTTCAACTTTCTTAGCTtacatttttcttcattttctcaaCGACTAAACATAAGCAGTGAAAAACACTAAAACCTTTCAAACCACAGGGAACCAAAACCCTAGCGGGAACAAAAAAGAAGAGATAAAGTATATCCCAACAAACCTCATCTTCGAGAACCGAAGTCGGTGATTCAGCAGAAACGTCATTTCCCTTTCCATTCTCAGCCCCCATTTTCAAACCCTAAATGTCCTtacaccaaaaacaaaaaaaattcaataaagtgaatataaaaaaggaaataatcaaattctaagagattaaAACATATGAACTAAAGCTTTAGTTTCAACCAAATACAGAAACCAGCCTAGGGTTTTGAATCGTCGAAAGCGAAGTAACGCCACTCCAACAAGTAAAAGCACGAAATGTATAACAAAGAACTCAACATACAGTGAAAGAGCTTCCACTCTCAGCGAGATACCAGAGAGAATCGAAAGTCGGAAACGTCGAAAAGGAAAAGCGAGCAGAATAGAGTGGAGCAGAGCAGAGCAGAGCGCAAATGCGAGTGAAATTTATTTCGACACGAGTGGAGCacttaaattaaacattaattatgtttatttattttctaattgacTGTCTTGGTAGGTTTGGGCGGGAAAATGAAAGTTTGAGAAATGCCCCTAAGTTGTGCCATAAATAACACACTGGACTGAAATCTGTTTCTCATTCTTGGAAGGGTATTTTAGCCAATGTAAAATTCTTCTGGGCCTAGAATATGTGGCCTTTACTGGTAGGTTATGGGTTCCCAAAATTGGGGCATGCTTTGTGCCTTCCACTatgattttccttttccttttttagaCTTTCGAGGAGCGGTGTGGGATTTCAACTTTCTAAatgatcttttttttaatttaacttttcaaattatttgatttgattaatagTAATACTGTGTCTCGTTTGATAGTAGATATATTTGGCTTTTTTCTCCATATGATTTTATTGGTGTATGTTTATTTAGGTTAATAggaacataaaataaatgctaaaactataattattaaattatagatGCTTTCTAAAAATCAAGATCATTACTATATATGAGAACATTCAATCTCGCGTTCACAAGCTTGAGATTGAGAAGACCTGATATCTCATTTAGGAGTTTGAGAAGATCtgatatttgatttttcttcatTAATAATAGAAGGTTGAAGAATTGATTAATCATTATTACTTTCAAatcttttcttgaaaaaaaattcgaccTTTTTGTTAACCATAATTTAATCGAAAAACTTGAAGActgtaataatatattaaacaacAATATattgggaaaaagaaaaaaaaataataagtcaaataaaaaaacataatttatgcaaaaatatttACCGAGAGGTCTTTTACTTAAGGAgccgaaaagaaaataatttgtattttttttttactttatactCTCAGTCTTGAGATCAAActcctttatttttctcttggcAGTGTCAAGACCTTATCAAAGGAAGATAATTCCTTAGCAAgacatataaatcaaaataaaagaagtcaCTAACATAATATGTATGGGTATAAACCAAATCAACTAATTCTGAAATTTAGCTTTAAATCCCATATTAGACCCTTAAGTTTAGTCTCTCAAGACCCATTGATGGGCatcgaaaccaccaaatataaatttctaaaataaaataacagtaATAGCAGTATAGAGCAGTAGGGTCGAATCCACAGGGACTGATTATCTAACTTCGCCTTTTTCTGTGATCAGATTCGTCGTCGCAGTCACAGTCGTGCCCACGACCTGTGCGTAATAATGctgaaagaataaaaatgggagtttaaattgataaatataataaaataaggaaatacgaagtgtaataaaataaaataaaataaaaacagaatcgaaattttaaaaataaatttaaacaaataaagtaaattggtaaataaaatatttttaagcttagCTTTAGCCTCAGAGTATTCTAATCTTGAATCAATCCTTTAAATAGATCTTCCCTTCCAAGTGATAAATTGGTTATAGTAATCGAGGATCTCTCAAACCACCAACTCTTCCTCTTGTAGTTGATCCCGGTATTATCTCACGATTACTTTGTCGAAGTGATGACCGCGCTAAAGCTAAAAAGAGTTTAGTTAATCACGGAGAGAATTatgcttgaaaataaatggTTTAAGTGGAATTGTGGAAGATGAAAAGGGGAAGGG harbors:
- the LOC105763286 gene encoding ATP-dependent DNA helicase DDM1, coding for MGAENGKGNDVSAESPTSVLEDEEKCKEEITKLEEETVLDAKNGDTSLLSEAMVEEEEKLREARLKEEIKQGEPEESVHLNDTQFTRLDELLTQTQMYSEFLLEKMEDITFSVPKPEAAQTKRGRGSKRRAANQYNNRKVKRAVAAMLTRSKEGETENAEDENLTEEEKNEKEQGELVPLLTGGKLKSYQLKGVKWLISLWQNGLNGILADQMGLGKTIQTIAFLAHLKGNGMNGPYLIIAPLSTLSNWMNEIARFTPSINAIIYHGTQKERDEIRRKHMPKVIGPSFPVVVTSYEMAMNDAKKFLRHYEWKYVVVDEGHRLKNFQCKLVKELKHLRAGNKLLLTGTPLQNNLAELWSLLNFILPDIFQSHEEFESWFDFSGKSNGEVSKEEMEEKRRAQVVAKLHAILRPFLLRRMKSDVEQMLPRKKEIILYASLTEYQRNFQDHLLNKTLESHLRDRGDSGRGMKGKLNNLMIQLRKNCNHPDLLEAAFDGSYFYPPVEQIVEQCGKFQLLERLLTRLFERKHKVLIFSQWTKVLDIMDYYFSENGFNVCRIDGSVKLEERRRQIQEFNDVNSDYRIFILSTRAGGLGINLTAADTCILYDSDWNPQMDLQAMDRCHRIGQTKPVHVYRLATAQSVECRILKRAYSKLKLEHVVIGKGQFHQERKQSNDLVEEEDLLALLRDEETAEDKMIQTDISDEDLERILDRSDLIADTSDKEKAQASADAVPLKGPGWEVVLPTGTGGMLSTLNS